The following are encoded together in the Hypanus sabinus isolate sHypSab1 unplaced genomic scaffold, sHypSab1.hap1 scaffold_209, whole genome shotgun sequence genome:
- the LOC132387668 gene encoding zinc finger protein 271-like, which produces MAHQRVHTGERPFTCSLCGKGFTQSSDLMAHQRVHTGEKPFTCSVCGKGFTQSSNLRRHQRVHTGEKPFTCSVCGKGFTQSSHLLEHQQVHTGEKPFTCSVCGKRFTNLSSLQRHQRVHTGEKLLTCSVCGQRFTNLFSLQTHQRVHTGEKPFTCSECGKGFTRLSTLLVHQRVHTGEKPFTCSVCGKGFTQSSHLRRHQRDHSGEKPFNCSVCGKGFTQSSTLLVHQRVHTGEKPFTCSECGKSFTHLSNLWNHQQVHTGERPFNCSVCGQRFTNLFSLQRHQRVHTGEKPFTCSECGKGFTRSSTLQSHQRVHTGERPFTCSECGKRFTRSSDLRSHQRVHTGEKPFTCSVCEKGFNQLGNLQRHQRVHTGQKPFICLVCGKSFTHLSNLWNHQRVHIGERPFTCSVCGKGFTQSSTLLVHQRVHTGERPFTCSVCGKGFTQSSTLLAHQRVHTGERPFTCSVCGKGFTRSFTLQSHQRVHSGEKPFTCSVCGKGFTQSSTLMAHQRVHTGERPFTCSVCGRGFTQSSTLLAHQRVHTRERRFTC; this is translated from the coding sequence atggctcaccagcgagttcacactggggagaggccgttcacctgctcactctgtgggaagggattcactcagtcatctgacctaatggctcaccagcgagttcacactggggagaagccattcacctgctcagtctgtggaaagggattcactcagtcatccaacctacggagacatcagcgagttcatactggggagaagccgttcacctgctcagtctgtgggaaaggattcactcagtcatcccacctactggaacatcagcaagttcacactggggagaagccattcacctgctcagtctgtgggaagagattcactaatttatccagcctacagagacatcagcgagttcacactggggagaaactgttaacatgctcagtctgtgggcAGAGATTCACTAATTTATTCAGCCTACagacacatcagcgagttcacaccggggagaagccattcacctgctcagaatgtgggaagggattcactcggttatctaccctactggtacatcagcgagttcacactggggagaagccattcacctgctcagtctgtgggaagggattcactcagtcatctcacctaCGGAGACATCAGCGAGATCActctggagagaagccattcaactgctcagtctgtgggaaaggattcactcagtcatctaccctactggtacatcagcgagttcacactggggagaagccgttcacctgctcagaatgtgggaagagcttCACTCATTTATCCAACTTATGGAaccatcagcaagttcacactggggagaggccgttcaactgctcagtctgtgggcagagattcactaatttattcagcctacagagacatcagcgagttcacaccggggagaagccattcacctgctcagaatgtgggaaaggattcactcggtcatccaccctacagagtcatcagcgagttcacactggggagaggccgttcacctgctcagaatgtgggaagagattcactcggtcatctgacttacggagtcaccagcgagttcacactggggagaagccgttcacctgctcagtctgtgagaagggattcaaccAGTTAggtaacctacagagacaccagcgagttcacactgggcagaagccattcatctgcttagtctgtgggaagagcttcactcatttatccaacctatggaatcatcagcgagttcacattggggagaggccgttcacctgctcagtctgtgggaaaggattcactcagtcatctaccctactggtacatcagcgagttcacactggggagaggccgttcacctgctcagtctgtgggaagggattcactcagtcatctaccctactggcacatcagcgagttcacactggggagaggcctttcacctgctcagtctgtgggaagggattcactcgttcattcaccctacagagtcatcagcgagttcacagtggggagaagccgttcacctgctcagtctgtgggaaaggattcactcagtcatctaccctaatggcacatcagcgagttcacactggggagagaccgttcacctgctcagtctgtgggaggggattcactcagtcatctaccctgctggcacaccagcgagttcacactagagagaggcggttcacctgctga
- the LOC132387672 gene encoding oocyte zinc finger protein XlCOF6-like — protein MAHQRVHTGERPFTCSDCGKGFSLSSRLLTHQRVHTGVKPFICSVCEKRFTHSSTLQRHKLVHTGEKPFTCSVCGKGFTQSSSLQNHQRVHTGEKPFTCSECGKGFTESSHLQRHQRVHTGEKPFTCSVCEKKFTNSSTLQSHQRVHTGEKPFTCSVCEKGFTHSSTLRRHHRVHTREKPFTCSVCGMRFTDSSYLQSHQRVHTGEKPFTCSVCGKGFTLLSNLQCHQRVHTGEKPFTCSDCGKGFTVSASLMAHQRVHTGQRPFTCSDCGKGFTLSSKLLKHQRVHTGEKPFTCSVCEKRFSDSSALQRHQRVHTGEKPFTCTICGKAFTQSSHLQSHQRVHTGEKPFTC, from the coding sequence atggctcaccagcgagtacACACCggagagcggccgttcacctgctcggactgtgggaagggattctctttaTCTTCTCGCTTACtgacacatcagcgagttcacactggggtgaagccgttcatctgctcagtctgtgagaagagattcactcactcttccacgCTACAGAGACACAAgcttgttcacactggggagaagccgttcacctgctcagtctgtgggaagggattcactcagtcatccagtctgcagaatcatcagcgagttcacactggggagaagccgttcacctgctcagaatgtgggaagggattcactgagtcatcacacctacagagacaccagcgagttcacactggggagaagccattcacctgctcagtctgtgagaagaagtTCACTaactcttccaccctacagagtcatcagcgagttcacactggggagaagccattcacatgctcagtctgtgagaagggattcactcattctTCCACCCTACGGAGACACCAtcgagttcacactagggagaagccatttacctgctcagtctgtgggatgagattcactgattcatcctacctgcagagtcaccagcgagttcacactggggagaagccattcacctgctcagtctgtgggaaaggattcactctgttatCCAACCTGCagtgtcatcagcgagttcacactggggagaagccattcacctgctcagactgtgggaagggattcactgttTCAGCTagcctaatggcacaccagcgagttcacaccgggcagcggccgttcacctgctcagactgtgggaagggattcactttgtcatctaaactactgaaacaccagcgagttcacactggggagaagccgttcacctgctcagtctgtgagaagagattcagtgACTCTTccgccctacagagacaccagcgagttcacactggggagaagccattcacctgcacaatctgtgggaaggcattcactcagtcatcccacctacagagtcatcagcgagttcacactggggagaagccattcacctgctga